A single Lactuca sativa cultivar Salinas chromosome 8, Lsat_Salinas_v11, whole genome shotgun sequence DNA region contains:
- the LOC111910451 gene encoding F-box/FBD/LRR-repeat protein At1g13570: MRRKMTSRVDYITDLPQSIIETILTKMPLRDAVRTSILSSKWRYKWATLTHLVFNDKCASGTPDRSLAKFISRFLLLHHGPINRFVLSTAYLQSSPDLDQWLLFLSRKDVKELVLELGGEWFKAPTCLFSCQKLVNLELFRWALNPPLSFKGFPYLKHLSFQQVLIGSEALQNLISGCILLETLNLSYYDSLELTICSPNLKFLILEGEIKDICLEYAPKLVAITVSMYMTDDLAQHFGQSSGCNFDRFLGNIPSLQRLIGRSYFTEYMSIGNNTFGKTEMKYDKLKFIELSQVSFEHMKELKVVLRLILNSPNLEELQIAGSSNSSSAREAPDLDFWEKECEFDCKFEHLKMVKMMDMSGVPHEIGFIGFMLGNSPVLETMSITPSVYMTEDRLNFLIELTKFKRASPEAEMIFVQD, encoded by the exons ATGCGAAGAAAAATGACCTCTAGAGTCGACTATATAACTGATCTTCCTCAAAGTATCATCGAAACCATACTCACAAAGATGCCATTAAGAGATGCTGTAAGAACAAGTATATTATCTTCCAAATGGAGATACAAATGGGCTACACTTACACACCTTGTGTTCAATGATAAATGTGCATCAGGGACCCCAGATAGATCACTTGCAAAGTTTATAAGTCGATTTCTTCTACTTCACCATGGCCCTATCAATCGATTTGTTCTATCTACAGCTTATTTACAATCCTCCCCTGATTTAGATCAATGGCTGCTTTTCTTATCAAGAAAAGATGTTAAAGAATTGGTTCTTGAATTAGGTGGCGAGTGGTTTAAAGCACCTACTTGTCTTTTTTCATGTCAAAAGCTGGTTAATTTGGAGCTTTTTAGATGGGCTTTAAACCCTCCATTATCTTTTAAAGGCTTCCCATATTTGAAACACCTTAGCTTTCAACAAGTTCTTATTGGTTCAGAAGCTCTTCAGAATCTTATCTCGGGTTGCATTCTTCTTGAGACATTGAATTTATCGTATTATGATAGCTTAGAACTTACAATTTGTTCACCAAATCTAAAGTTTTTAATCTTGGAAGGTGAAATTAAAGACATATGTCTTGAGTATGCTCCAAAATTAGTTGCTATAACTGTTTCCATGTATATGACCGATGATTTAGCCCAACATTTCGGTCAAAGTTCAGGTTGTAACTTTGACAGGTTTCTTGGAAACATACCTTCTCTTCAAAGACTCATTGGTAGAAGTTACTTTACAGAA TATATGAGTATAGGTAACAACACCTTTGGAAAAACAGAGATGAAGTATGATAAGCTTAAGTTCATTGAGCTCTCTCAAGTAAGCTTTGAGCACATGAAAGAATTAAAAGTTGTTCTTCGATTGATTCTAAACTCTCCAAATCTTGAAGAACTTCAAATTGCA ggttcatCGAATTCATCATCTGCAAGAGAAGCTCCGGATTTGGATTTTTGGGAGAAAGAATGTGAGTTTGATTGCAAATTTGAACATTTGAAGATGGTGAAAATGATGGATATGTCTGGAGTTCCACATGAAATTGGATTCATAGGATTTATGCTTGGAAATTCACCTGTTCTTGAGACTATGAGCATCACCCCAAGTGTGTATATGACTGAGGACAGATTAAATTTTTTGATTGAGTTAACAAAGTTTAAACGAGCATCACCAGAAGCTGAAATGATATTTGTTCAAGATTAG